A single Stigmatopora argus isolate UIUO_Sarg chromosome 7, RoL_Sarg_1.0, whole genome shotgun sequence DNA region contains:
- the LOC144077765 gene encoding actin-related protein 2/3 complex subunit 1A yields the protein MSLHQFLLEPITCHAWNCDKTQIAISPNNHEVHIYKKSGNQWVKTHELKEHNGHITGIDWAPKSDRIVTCGADRNAYVWSQKEGIWKPTLVILRINRAATFVKWSPLENKFAVGSGARLISVCYFESENDWWVSKHIKKPIRSTILSLDWHPNNVLLAAGSCDFKCRVFSAYIKEVEEKPGPTPWGSKMPFGAVLAEFGGAGGGGWVHSVSFSASGNRLAWVSHDSTVTVVDSAKTAHPLQLKTDLLPLLSVSFVSENSLVAAGHDCCPMLFRCDDGGTLTFVSKLDLPKQSIQRNISAMERFRNMDKRATTEDRNTALDTLHQNSITQVSIYEGDKRDCRKFCTTGIDGAMAIWDFKSLEASIQGLRIM from the exons ATGTCCCTTCACCAATTTCTGCTGGAGCCCATCACCTGCCACGCGTGGAACTGCGACAAGACAC AGATCGCCATCAGCCCCAACAACCATGAAGTCCATATTTACAAGAAGAGTGGCAATCAGTGGGTCAAGACTCACGAGCTCAAGGAGCACAATGGACACATTACAG GCATTGACTGGGCCCCCAAGAGTGATCGCATAGTCACGTGTGGCGCTGATCGCAACGCGTACGTGTGGTCACAAAAGGAGGGCATATGGAAGCCCACGCTGGTCATCCTCAGGATCAACAGGGCCGCCACCTTTGTGAAGTGGTCTCCGCTGGAAAACAAGTTTGCGGTGGGCAGTGGCGCGCGACTCATCTCAGTCTGCTACTTTGAGTCGGAGAACGactg GTGGGTGAGCAAGCACATCAAGAAGCCTATCCGCTCCACCATCCTCAGTTTGGATTGGCACCCTAACAATGTGCTGCTGGCTGCTGGGTCCTGCGACTTCAAATGCAG GGTGTTCTCAGCCTACATCAAAGAAGTAGAAGAGAAGCCAGGCCCTACGCCTTGGGGCAGCAAGATGCCTTTCGGGGCTGTTTTAGCAGAGTTCGGAGGAGCAG GGGGAGGAGGTTGGGTCCATTCTGTGTCCTTCTCAGCATCTGGCAACCGCCTGGCGTGGGTCAGCCACGACAGCACGGTCACTGTTGTGGACAGCGCCAAGACTGCCCA tcCTTTGCAGTTGAAGACAGACTTACTGCCTCTTCTCAGTGTCAGCTTCGTGTCCGAGAACAGCCTAGTAGCAGCG GGCCACGACTGCTGCCCAATGCTCTTCCGCTGTGATGATGGCGGTACGCTGACCTTCGTGTCCAAGCTAGATCTGCCCAAGCAAAGCATCCAGAGGAACATCTCAGCCATGGAGCGCTTCCGCAACATGGACAAGAGGGCCACCACCGAGGACCGCAACACTGCGCTGGACACACTGCACCAGAACAGCATCAC CCAAGTGTCTATTTATGAAGGAGACAAAAGGGACTGTCGCAAGTTCTGCACCACTGGCATCGATGGCGCCATGGCCATTTGGGATTTTAAG AGTCTAGAAGCTTCTATCCAAGGTCTCCGCATCATGTGA
- the LOC144077589 gene encoding uncharacterized protein LOC144077589, with protein MARDAHRYLLSFFPSRFLRFQRKTEILAYLFLCVSKMPFIPPVPMVGSGSKMDKAAPPKEGISVKERLASNLKQLSKKSPSRSYLPTAVRGFPEPRKQGPSPRRPPESLPASSSGESLSKTRQTNPTTTRVKPRPEETRFTLTLTPEAVLLLQRRNNNNISGSFPDSRRARKAQYPAPSPSLRPNCRAGAPARTRSDVSSMVKVSLLNERHRYDDVEYEDDGELSGRVDERVVLKCTEWLRGLENNPVTTARRKITSVKSF; from the exons ATGGCCCGGGATGCTCACAGATATCTGCTCTCCTTCTTCCCCAGTCGCTTCCTAAGGTTCCAACGCAAGACTGAGATCTTGGCCTACTTGTTCCTTTGTGTGTCTAAGATGCCCTTCATCCCACCTGTCCCAATGGTGGGCTCAGGCAGCAAGATGGACAAGGCAGCACCCCCCAAAGAAGGCATATCGGTGAAGGAACGCCTAGCGTCCAACCTCAAACAGCTGAGCAAGAAGAGCCCATCACGGAGCTACCTGCCTACTGCAGTTAGGGGGTTCCCAGAGCCCAGGAAACAGGGACCCTCACCCAGGAGGCCTCCAGAGAGTCTCCCTGCCTCCAGCTCTGGGGAGTCTTTGTCCAAGACGCGGCAG ACTAATCCAACGACAACCCGTGTCAAACCCCGCCCGGAGGAAACCCGGTTCACACTGACCCTGACCCCCGAGGCTGTCCTGCTACTCCAGAggcgcaacaacaacaacatttctgGAAGCTTCCCAGATTCCAGGCGAGCCAGAAAGGCTCAATACCCGGCCCCCTCCCCATCCCTACGGCCCAACTGCCGGGCAGGGGCCCCAGCCAGGACCCGCAGTGATGTGAGCTCCATGGTTAAGGTGTCCCTGCTGAACGAGCGGCATCGCTACGACGACGTGGAGTATGAGGACGACGGGGAACTGAGCGGTAGGGTGGATGAACGTGTGGTGCTCAAGTGTACCGAGTGGCTTCGGGGACTGGAGAACAATCCTGTTACGACGGCACGCAGAAAGATCACTAGCGTGAAGAGCTTCTGA